From Streptomyces sp. CMB-StM0423, a single genomic window includes:
- a CDS encoding RNA-guided endonuclease InsQ/TnpB family protein, whose translation MRLVVQVRLLPKPEEASALQRTLHACNAAANRASAAAYSTGKRSRNDLQREVYAELKADFGLSAQAAVRSVKKAVDAYTTLKANVRAGNLGPPGSKRRVRAESKPIAFRPDAAQPYDDRILSWQHDSRTVSIWTTAGRLKGLRYVGHPEQMALLVKYRKGESDLVHRNGKWLLVAVCEVPEPVVSEPRGWIGLDRGITNLATTSDGTNYQGRRLGRYRRWQARKRAELQARQTRSASRRAKRMARRETRHAAHANHRISKEIVAVAQRTGRGVAVEDLGGIRERARPSRDQRAALSSWPFHQLGEYLAYKCRRAGVAFLEVDASYTSQRCPRCGHTERGNRPTRDRFRCRRCGLAGPSDHVAGVNVRERARLAWGFVNSPALQET comes from the coding sequence ATGAGGCTGGTGGTGCAGGTCAGGTTGCTGCCGAAGCCCGAGGAGGCGTCGGCGCTGCAGCGGACGCTGCACGCCTGCAATGCCGCGGCAAACCGGGCCTCGGCAGCGGCCTACTCGACGGGCAAGCGGTCGCGTAACGACCTGCAGAGAGAGGTGTACGCGGAGCTGAAGGCAGACTTCGGCCTGTCTGCCCAGGCCGCCGTCAGATCGGTGAAGAAGGCCGTGGATGCCTACACCACCCTCAAGGCCAACGTGCGTGCGGGAAACCTCGGGCCGCCGGGTTCGAAACGCAGAGTCAGGGCCGAGTCGAAACCGATCGCCTTCCGCCCGGATGCGGCGCAACCCTACGACGACCGGATCCTGTCCTGGCAGCACGACAGCCGCACGGTCAGTATCTGGACCACCGCCGGGCGCCTGAAGGGCCTGCGTTACGTCGGCCATCCGGAGCAGATGGCACTGCTGGTGAAGTACCGCAAAGGCGAGAGTGATCTCGTGCACCGTAACGGGAAGTGGCTGCTCGTCGCGGTTTGCGAGGTGCCCGAGCCCGTGGTGTCGGAGCCGAGGGGCTGGATCGGTCTGGACCGGGGCATTACAAATCTGGCCACCACCAGTGACGGCACCAATTACCAGGGACGGCGCCTGGGGCGCTACCGGCGCTGGCAGGCCCGTAAGAGGGCGGAACTGCAGGCCAGACAGACACGCAGCGCATCCCGGCGGGCCAAGCGGATGGCCCGCCGGGAGACCCGGCATGCCGCCCACGCCAACCACAGGATCAGCAAGGAGATCGTGGCCGTCGCACAACGCACCGGACGCGGTGTCGCCGTCGAGGACCTCGGCGGGATCCGCGAACGGGCACGGCCTTCCCGCGACCAGCGGGCCGCGCTCTCCTCCTGGCCGTTCCACCAGCTCGGCGAGTACCTGGCATACAAGTGCCGCCGGGCAGGTGTGGCGTTTCTCGAAGTCGACGCCTCCTACACCTCGCAGCGCTGCCCGCGCTGCGGCCATACCGAACGCGGCAATCGCCCGACCCGGGATCGTTTTCGCTGTCGTCGGTGCGGGCTCGCTGGCCCGTCCGACCACGTCGCCGGGGTCAACGTGCGTGAGCGCGCACGCCTGGCGTGGGGCTTCGTCAACAGTCCCGCACTGCAAGAGACCTAG
- a CDS encoding aliphatic sulfonate ABC transporter substrate-binding protein yields MRATRRTLALSLTVALISLPVAACSDDSGGGGGDGSTVRFGYINDYNGASLLAIAEKQGLWKEAGLDAEVSVFNNGPIQIQALGAGDLDFGYIGPGAMWLPASGKADVIAVNTLGYADRVIAQPGITSLAGLKGKKVGVPEGTSGDMALNLALQEEGMSIDDVEKVPMDPATIVSAFSSGQIDGAGLWYPMIDEIKAKVPDLEEVASTRDFENGYFPNAFVAGTGVDPELTTKVVGVLQKANDWRFENPDESVADTAAMLKLDEEKVKADAANQELLATKDLVARTEDGTVGDWLNDLAEFFVGTGQLDQAPDPAEYYLGDLYTKASSKSASRS; encoded by the coding sequence ATGCGTGCGACCCGCCGTACCCTCGCCCTCTCACTCACCGTAGCGCTCATATCACTCCCGGTCGCCGCCTGCTCCGACGACAGCGGCGGTGGCGGCGGTGACGGCTCCACGGTCCGCTTCGGCTACATCAACGACTACAACGGCGCCAGTCTGCTGGCGATCGCCGAGAAGCAGGGGCTGTGGAAGGAGGCCGGCCTCGACGCCGAGGTCTCCGTCTTCAACAACGGCCCCATCCAGATCCAGGCCCTCGGCGCGGGCGATCTCGACTTCGGCTACATCGGCCCCGGCGCCATGTGGCTGCCCGCCTCCGGAAAGGCCGACGTCATCGCCGTCAACACCCTCGGCTACGCGGACCGCGTCATCGCCCAGCCCGGCATCACCTCCCTCGCCGGCCTCAAGGGCAAGAAGGTCGGCGTCCCCGAGGGCACCTCCGGCGACATGGCGCTCAACCTCGCCCTCCAGGAGGAGGGGATGTCCATCGACGACGTCGAGAAGGTCCCGATGGACCCCGCGACGATCGTCTCCGCGTTCTCCTCCGGCCAGATCGACGGCGCCGGCCTCTGGTACCCGATGATCGACGAGATCAAGGCCAAGGTCCCCGACCTCGAAGAGGTCGCCAGCACCCGCGACTTCGAGAACGGCTACTTCCCCAACGCCTTCGTCGCCGGCACCGGCGTCGACCCCGAGCTGACCACCAAGGTCGTCGGCGTGCTGCAGAAGGCCAACGACTGGCGCTTCGAGAACCCCGACGAGTCCGTCGCCGACACCGCCGCGATGCTCAAGCTCGACGAGGAGAAGGTCAAGGCCGACGCCGCCAACCAGGAACTCCTGGCCACCAAGGACCTCGTCGCCAGGACCGAGGACGGCACGGTCGGCGACTGGCTGAACGACCTCGCCGAGTTCTTCGTCGGCACCGGCCAGCTCGACCAGGCCCCCGACCCGGCGGAGTACTACCTCGGCGACCTCTACACGAAGGCGTCCTCCAAGTCAGCTTCTCGGTCCTGA